TCTCAGATGAATCTGGACCACTTCCAGGTGTAAGCATTATTATTAAAGGAACTACTACTGGTGTAGAAACTGATTTTGATGGTAATTATGCAATTAAAGCAAAACAAAACGATGTTCTTGTTTTTAGCTTTGTTGGTAAAACTGTCGTTAAAAAAACAGTTAGTTCTTCTAACAAAATTAATGTAAAAATGGTAGATGATGAAAATCTACTTAACGAAGTTGTTGTTACTGCTTTAGGTATTAAAAGAAAATCTGATGAAATTACAACTGCAAATCAAGTTGTAAAAGCATCTGAAATTACCAAAGCTGAAGTACCTACTGTTACTCAAGGTTTAGTTGGTAAAGTTTCTGGTTTACAAATTAACACGACAAGTCAAGGTGCAAAACCAACTTTTGATTTAAGATTACGTGGAAATAGATCATTAACAGGAAACAACAGTGCTTTAATCGTAATTGATGGTGCTATTTCTTCTAGTGTTGTATTAAACGCTTTAGATCCTAAATCTATCGAAAGTGTAAACGTTATAAAAGGTGCAAATGGTGCTGCTTTATACGGTTCTGACGGAAGTAACGGGGTATTAATCGTTACTACTAAAAAAGGAAATAATGATGGTAAATTTAGAGTAACAATTGGTACTTCTGTACAAATTCAAGAATTAGCGTATTTACCAGAAAGACAAACTACTTATGGTCAAGGTTGGGGTACTGGTATCAACTTAGCTGAAAATGGTGGTTGGGGTCCTGCATTTGATGGTTCACTACAACCAGTTGGTGTAGCAGCTCCTGGATCTGCACAAATGTATGCACCATACGTTGGAAACCCTGATAATTTTAAAGATTTTTTCAATACAGGTTTTCAAAGACAACATAATATTGGTCTTTCAACTGGTAGTTTAACAGATGGTTATGTAAACTTTTCAGCTGGTTTATTAGATGTATCTTCTATTATACCTAATGAAAAATATAAGCGTAGTTCTTTTAATTTTAAAGCAGGTAAAAAAGTAGGAAAACTTACCGTAGATGGTGCTATTTCTTATATTGTTGATAGTGAAAAAGTAGCAAGTTCAGAAACTAGTCGTGGTGATAACTCTGTATATGGAGCTTTATTACAAACACCTACAAATATAGATGTTAATCGTTTTAAAGATCTTCAAGGTGACGAAAGAAATACACGTCACTGGAATTCATATTACTTAAGCCCTTCTTGGGTATTAGACAATGTAAGATCTACTACTAAAAGTGATATTGTTAATACTTCTATAAACTTAGGTTATGAAATTAATGATAATATTAACTTTAGTGTTTTAGGAAATGCTATTTTCCGCCAAACAAATAAAGAATACAAAAGAAATGCTTTTGTAGAGCCTGTAGTAAGAGTAGGTGATAGAACAACTCCTTCAACTTTTTCTACTCGTAACAGAACTACAAGAGAAATTTATAGTAACTATAAATTTAATTTTGACTATGACTTAACTGAAGACCTTACTTTTAAAGCAAATATTGGTGGTGACATTAGAGAATATAACCGTAAATATTTATATTCATCAGTTGATAATTTAGCAATTGAATCTTTAGCAAACATAGCTTCTGGTGCTTCTGCTCCTTCAGTTACTGATGAAAAATACTTAAAAAGAGCTTTTGGTTTTTTTGGGAACTTTGATTTCGGTTTTAGAGATTATTTATTTTTAAACCTTACTGCTAGAAATGACTGGACTTCTAAATTATCGAAAGATAACAATTCATTCTTTTATCCATCAGCAGGGTTATCTTTTGTACCAACAAAGGCATTTCCTAGTTTAAAAAATGATGTATTAAATAAAATAAAATTATCATACTCTTTCGTAAAAGTTGGTAATGACGCTGCAGATATTTATGGTGTTAATGCTATTTATGAAAAGCCAACTGCTTTTCCTTATGGAACTGTTACTTCTTTTCGTCCTGACAGAACTATTACAGACCCTAACTTAACACCTGAGTTTACAGCTTCTCATGAATTTGGATTAAATGTAGATTTATATAGAAGTCGTATTACTTTAGATGTAAGTGCGTTTTCATCTAAAAACACTGATCAAGTTGTTCAGGTTGCTGCATCTAGAGCGAGTGGTCTTACAACCGCTGGTGTTAATATTGGACAAACTTCTTCTACTGGTTTTGAAATTGATTTAGGTTTAGTACCTATTAAAACAGAAGATTTCCGTTGGGATCTTAGAGCTAGTTATTCAACAAACAAAACAATTGTTGATAAAATTTCAGATTCTTTAGATGAAATTGTAATTTCTAACGATAATGCTGTTGATATTGTAGCTCAAACAGGTCAAGAATTCCCTTTAATTAAAGGTATTGCTTACCAAAGAGATGACCAAGGAAGAGTTATTATAGATGCTAATACAGGAAACCCTTTACAAACAGATGCTAAAGTAGTATTAGGAAAAGTTACTCCTGATTACATTTTAGGATTATCTTCTAGTTTTAACTATAAAAACTTTACTTTATCAACAACACTTGATTATAGAACAGGGCATAGTATTTATAGTAGTGTAAAACAAGAATTATCAAGAAATGGTTTAGCTGTTGAAACAATTCAATCGGGTCGTAAAGGTTTTATATACCCTAACTCTGTAATAAAAGGTGACGACGGAAAATTCACTCCTAACACAAATGTAATTACAGGAGGAACAACTTCAAACTCTATTACAAGTTACTATACCGATAATTTTAGCGATGTACAAGAAAACTTTGTTTTAGATGCAACTGCTTTAAAAGTACGTGAAATTTCATTAAGCTATGATATGCCGCAAGACTTCTTAAAAAATACAGGAGTTAGTACTTTACAGATAGGTTTAAGTGCTAGAAATCCTTTTGTTTTATTATCTAACGATAATAGAGGTTTTACAGATCCTGAGTATAACTCTACAGGTGGTGATAATTCAGCAAATGCTGGTGGAGCTGCAAGGTATGACTTATTACCTCCAACAAGGTATTACGGGCTTAGTGTTAACTTATCATTATAAAATTAAATTATGAAATTATTTAGAAATATATTATTAGGAACTGCCGTTCTTTCACTTGGGGCGTGTTCTGATTACTTAGATGTAAATACGGATTTAAATAATCCGACACAGGTAACCAAAGGGATTCAATTACCAGCTGCTTTACTTGATTCTTATTCAGGAAAAGTAGTAAATGGAAACATTTACGGAAATGTATTAATGGGTAGTTGGTCAGGTAATGTCCTTAACTTTACAGGAGCATATGCTCCATGGACTAAGTTAGATATTAAAACTGGTGATGTTTCTTGGTTATGGAACGATATGTATTTAGGAGTTGCTGAATTAGACAATATTATTCAAACAAGTACGCCTGGTATAGATGATTATTACAAAGCTATTGCTTTGATTAATAAATCTTTTTACATGCAAACAATTGTTGATTTATGGGGTAATGTACCTTATTCTGAAGCTTTTAAAGGAGGGCAAAACTTAGCACCTGCTTACGATGATCAAAAAGAAATTTATCGTGAATTAGTTGCTAACATAAACCAAGCGATTTCTTTAATTAATAATGCAGACCCTATTCTTTCTAATATCCCTAGTACAGAGGAAGAAAAAGAAGGGGATGTTATAGTAACCCCAAGTATATCTCAAGATATTGTATATCAAGGAGACATGGCTCAGTGGCTTAAATTAGCAAACACTGTTAAATTACGTCTTTTAGTAAGACAGTCTGATTTAACTGATGCTGAAACAGTAGCTCACATCAATAAAGAAAAGGCTAGTTTAACTGAAAATGGAGGTTTAATTAGTGCAGGAGAAACTGCAACTATAAACCCAGGGTTTAACAATTCTAACGAAGACAAAAACAGTCCGTTTTATAATCGTTTTCACGATTCTGAAGGAAAAACAAATAGTTGGTACGCACAGTCTGCTGCTGCTGAGCATGCTATTAATTTTTTAAATGGGAATTTAACAGGAGTTGCTGACCCTAGATTAAAAACACTTTATAATAGTTTTAAAAATGATGCTGGAGATGACGAATATGCAGGTATTAAGCAAGGTGCGTTAAAAGCAGAGTCGCCTAAAAAAGTATCTAATATTGGAGCAACTCCTTTTAAAGGAGGTGCTGAAGCTAATGGTATTTTAATTAGTTCAGCTCAATCATTATTCTTACAATCAGAAGCTGTTTTAAAAGGATTAATTACTGGTAATGCGAAGGAATTTTTTGAAAGTGGAATTAGAGAATCATTTGCTTACCATGGTATTACTAGTGCCGAAACTGATGCTTACATCTCTCAAATTAGCACAATCAATAAATTAGGTTGGGATGCTTCTACCGATAAGATAGAAGCAATTATGACTCAAAAATGGATTGCTTTAAATAGTATTAATGCTATTGAATCTTTTATTGAGTATAACCGTACCGGGTTTCCTGTTACACCAATGCCTTTAAGAGCAAGCAGTAGTAAAAAACCAAATCGTTTTCCTTATCCAGATTCGGAATATTCAGGTAATACTGCTAATGTAACTGCTCAAGGGGTATCTCAAAATGATATTTTTACAAAAACGATATTCTGGGATACTACAAAATAATTTTTAAAAATTAGAAAAAAATGAAAACACTTAAAATAACACTATTTTTTATAGTAGCGCTACTTGCTTTTTCTGTACGTCAAGAAGATCAAGAGTTTACTAGTGTCGATAAAAACGGAGCCTACATCATTGGTTTTGAAGGAGCCAAAACAATTTCTCATTTTGAAGACAAAGGACCTGTAGTATCAGAAATTCCTCTTAAATTCTTAGGAGGAGGAGATGGTCAATTTTTGAAAGAAGATTTAGAGGTAACAATTAAGGTTGTTACGGATAAATCTTCAGCAACAGAAGGTACTGAATTTTCTTTAGAGAATAAAAAAGTTACACTTAAAGCAGGTGATGATTTTGCGTTAATCCCTTTAACAGTAAATACAGGTTCTTTAAATTTATCTGTTCCTTCTAAAGTAGTTTTAGAAATTAGCATTGATAATGATAATGTTGTAATAGGATCTAATAACAAGCAAATTGCAATAACTTTTGTTGGATGTAAAGCTAATGTTGAAGATTTTACTTACGATAATAAAATGGTAGGTGCTGAATACGACGGAAGTCCAACTTTAAGAGATTATCCAGGGGAAGCTATTATTTTACACGATGGAACTCCTAACTTATACAGAACTGCAACAACTTTTAGATGGGGAGTAGGTGACTTAAGCCCTCCTGCTAATTATGATGGTTATGTATTTGAAGTTATTTGTGGTGAAGTATTTATTAAAGATCAACAACTAGGAGGTTACTGGGGTAATGTAGTTCAGTCTTTAGATGGAGATGCCTCAACACCAGCAGGTCAAGTTGATGCAGATGGAAATATTACTATTGAATACAAAGTTGTTTTTGGTGGAAAATTTCGTAAGGTAAAAAGTACATATACTAAAAACTAAATTAAAATAATGATGAAACATATTTTATATAAAACAGCCTCGCTAGCAATTATTGCACTAGCTATGGCGTCACGTGATCCAGAATTCACAGAAACAGGAATGTTAACAACAGAAGATAAAAGACCTGTTGCTACCCCTTCTGTATCTTCTTTACTAATAGAAGAAGGAAAAGATGCTACTATTAAATTTACACTTGATAAAGCAATTATTGAACCTTCTAGCTTATTAGTTTCTTTAGTAGGAGCTGAAAATGATGATGAAAACAACCAAGTTTTAGAAGATTTTTCTTTAAACATTCAAGATCAAACATCTTCATCTCTTGAGGAGGGTCGAGGTTTTGAGTTAAAAATTCCTGCTTATGCTACAGAAGTAGAGCTTAATATTTCAGCTCTTATAGATAGTTATAATGAAGGTAATGAGAAATATGTATTACGTATTGAAGATCACACATACAATCGTGTGAAAACAAGTAAAGAAGGAAACCCTATTTTTATACCTGTTACAATTAAAGATATTCCTACTTTAGATTTAGCTTTAAGCTACGAAGGTGTATTAGGACCAAATGGTACTAATTTATGTGAGGTAGGCGTTGAGTTTTGGCTTTACTTAGTAAATGCTGATGGTACTTATATTGATCCTGTTCAAGATGATTGTTCTTCAATGTTCGCATTAAACGCAAACGGTTTAAAAAGTGGTGAATATACTATTGAAGGATACATCGGAGATTATGGAAAATTCCCTACAGAAGATACTGACCCTGTTGTTAATTTAACCGTTCCTTTTAGTATGGGTGTAGCAGGTAAAACATCTAATTCTGTAAATTTAACTTTTAGTACTGCAAATGATGCTTGGGCTCAAATTGTAGATGCAGGAACTGTAACTGTAAATGAGGATTCTACATATATCGTAAAAGATGCTACTGGAAAAGTTTTAGTAGATACTACTAAATAATATATTTAGTTTTAAATATTTTAAAAGCAGAGAATTTATTTCTCTGCTTTTTTTATGCTTAATAATTACTATATTAAAAATTAAAACACCCTACTCCTTTTTTTTTTTATCATTTAAATGCTCAACTATTTTTATTTTTAATTTTAAATACCTGCAACAAAACATATCTTTACATATCTTTATTAAATAGCAACACAATTGAATACAGCAGATTTTATTTCAAAAAAAGTAACAGAAACAATTCAAAAATCCACTTATACTTGGCAAACACCTAGTAATATTGCTTTAGTTAAATATTGGGGGAAAAGTAATCCGCAGATTCCTAAAAATGCTTCTATAAGCTTTACTCTTAATAATTGTCATACAATTACAACTATTGAATTTGAAAAAATATCAAAAAGTAATACAGTTACTTTTGAATTGTTTTTTGAAGGAAAAAAGAAAGATGATTTTAAACCTAAAATTGCTAAATTCTTTGAAAGAATTCAAGAATATTGCCCTTATATTTTAGAATATAAAATGGTTATTTCTTCTGAAAATTCATTTCCTCATAGTAGCGGAATTGCTTCATCAGCAAGTGGAATGAGTGCAATTGCTATGTGTTTATTGAGTTTAGAAAAAGCCTTAAATCCTGATTTAACACCCGACTTTATCAATAAAAAAGCTTCTTTTTTAGCTCGTTTAGGTTCTGGAAGCGCTAGTAGAAGTATTGAAGGTCCTTTAGTTGTTTGGGGAGAACATCCTGAAATAGAAGGAAGTTCTGATTTATTCGCCATAAAATTCCCTTATAAAGTACATCAAATTTTTGAAAATTATTGTGATACTATTTTACTCGTCGATAAAGGAGAAAAACAAGTTTCATCAACTGTTGGACATAATTTAATGCACAATCATCCGTATGCAGAACAACGTTTTAAACAAGCAAACGAAAACTTAGCTAAAATATCAAAAATACTTACTAACGGAGATATTAAAGAATTTATCACTTTAGTGGAAAGCGAAGCATTAACATTGCACGCAATGATGCTTACAAGTAATCCGTATTTTATTTTAATGAAACCAAACACCTTAGAGGTTATCAATAAAATTTGGGAATACAGAGAACAAAATAACAGTAATATCTGTTTTACACTTGATGCAGGTGCAAATGTTCATGTCTTATACCCTACTTCGGAAAAAACTCAGGTTGAATTATTTATTAAAAATGTTTTAGCAGATTATTGTCAAAATAATCAGTATATTACTGATAATGTAGGTTTTGGATCAAAATTAATGTAATCTAAAAACCTTATTACTAAAAACAAACATTATTAAATTTACAAAAAGGTGTACTAGTTTGTAAACTAGCACTTTTACCTGTACTTTTGCCAAGTAATTAAAATAGCTATGAAAGGACCTTTATTTTACGCAAAAATATTATTATTCGGAGAGTATGGAATTATTAAAGACTCGAAAGGGTTGGCAATTCCGTTCAACTCATATAAAGGTGTTTTAAAATCGGCGACCAACTTAACTGGTGAAGCTAAAAAATCGAACACAAATTTAAATAAGTATTATAATTACTTACAAACTTTAAATTCAGATTTAGTTTCTTTTGATTTAGTTTCTTTTAAAAATGATATTGATAACGGTATGTATTTTGACTCTTCTATTCCTCAAGGGTATGGTGTTGGAAGTTCAGGAGCATTAGTTGCTTCAATATATGATAAATATGCAGACAATAAAATTACCGTTTTAGAAAACTTAACACGTAATAAACTGTTAGTTTTAAAACAAGCTTTTTCATTAATGGAATCTTTTTTCCATGGAAAAAGTTCAGGTTTAGATCCGTTAAATTCTTATTTGAGTTTACCTATTTTAATCAATTCAAAAGAAAATATTGAACCAGCTGGTATCCCCTCTCAAAAACAAGGAAAAGGTGCTGTTTTTTTATTAGATTCTGAACAAGCAGGTGAAACTGAACCAATGGTAAACATCTTTATGAATAAGATGAAAAACGAAGGTTTTAGAAAAATGTTAAGCGAAGAATTTTCTTTACACACTGATGCTTGTATTGATGATTTTTTACAAGGAAACGTAAAATCGTTATTTGGTAACGTAAAAAAATTATCAAAAGTTGTTTTAACGAACTTTAAACCAATGATTCCTACTGCTTTTCATAAAATTTGGGAAAAAGGAATTCAAACTAATGATTACTACTTAAAACTTTGTGGTTCTGGTGGTGGTGGTTACATCTTAGGATTTACTGAAGATTACGAAAAAGCAAAAACAAGCTTAAAAGATTATAAATTAGAATTAGTGTATCGATTTTAAACAATGCCAACATGAGCACTTTAAAAGTCAGTACATTTCTTAAAAAATTATTCAGCCTATTATCAGTTGTTAGAGGCTACAATATTTTAGTATTAATAGCAGCCCAATATTTGGCTGCTATTTTTATTTTTTCTGATCAAAAATCAGTAAAACCCGTGCTTTTCGATTGGCATTTATTATATCTCGTTATTGCGACAATTTGCGTGGTTGCTTCAGGCTATATTATCAATAATTTTTATGATAAAGATGCTGATAAAATAAATCGACCTATAAAATCGGGATTAGATTCTTATGTAAAACAAGAAACTAAATTATCATTATACTTTGCATTAAATTTTATAGGTTTTTGCTTCGGATATTTAGTTTCTTGGCGAGCAGGTTTCTTTTTTGCAATCTATATTTTTGGAATTTGGTTTTATTCACATAAACTAAAAAAACATCCATTTGTAGGACTAATAAGTGTTACTATTTTAACAATACTTCCTTTTTTTGTGGTTTTTGTTCATTATAAAAATTTTTCAAAAGTAATTTTTGTACATGCTATTTTTCTGTTTTTAATCATATTAATTCGTGAATTGATAAAAAACTTAGAAAACATAAAAGGAGCTATTCTTAATAATTACAATACGTTCCCTGTTAAATATGGCGAAAAAAACACCAAAAAATTAATCTTATTATTGATGTTTTTAACACTTGTACCAATTGGTGTGTTATTTAATTATCCTGCTATCGAATACATGAAATACTATTTTTATTTAGCAGCTATTACTTTGGTATTTATTGGATTTTATACTTGGAAGGCAACAAAAACAAAACAATACGTACTGTTACACAACATTTTAAAGATATTATTATTAATCGGTGTATTCAGTTTACTTTTTATAGATAAATCTTTAATTCTAGATAAAGTCGTAATTGCTTTAGATTAAAAATCAAATAATTACTGTACCTTTGCAATCTTTTTAAAACACAATTATGAATTCAAAAAACTCGTCGAGAGGACGACAGGCTGACAAGAACAGCAATCCTCGTGAAAAAAAATCATCTGACAGAAATAGAACATCTTCTAGATCGGATAGAAGTTCTTCTGATAGAAATAGTGGTTCATCAGAAAGAAACAGAAGTTCTTCTGATAGATCTGACAGAAATAGATCATCTTCTGACAGAAATAAAACTGAAAGAACAGATAGACCTGTTAGAAAATCATCAGAAAAACCAAGGTTTGCAACTAGTTCTTCGGATAATAAAAAACAGTTTAGAAGTGATGCCAGAAAACCAGCTGTTGAGCAAGTAAGCAAAGATGATACTGCAGGGATTCGCTTAAACAAGTACATTTCTAATTCAGGAATTTGTTCTCGTAGAGAAGCCGATACTTATATTGAACACGGAAGTGTTTTTGTAAACGGAAATTTAATGACACAAATGGGCTACAAGGTACAACCTACCGATGAAGTTCGTTTTGATGGTACTTTAATTTCAATCGAAAAGAAACGTTATATCTTATTAAACAAGCCTAAAAACTATATTACTACCATGGAAGATGAACGTGGTCGTAAAACAGTTATGGAACTTGTAGATAATGCGACCAAAGAACGTATTTATCCTGTTGGAAGACTAGATAGAAATACTACTGGTTTATTATTATTTACAAACGATGGTGAGTTAGCTAAAAAATTAACACATCCAAAACATAATGTACGTAAATTATATCAAGCTTCTTTAGATAAAAAATTATCTATATCAGATTTAGATAAATTACGTGGTGATGTTGTTATTGAAGGTAAAAAAGTTTTTATTGATGCCGTTTCTTATGTAGAAGGTGAAAGAAAAACAGAAGTTGGTATTGAAATACACTCTGGAAGAAACAGAATTGTACGTAAAATATTTGAAAACTTCGGATATGCAGTTACAAAACTAGATCGTGTTATTTTTGCAGGAATGACCAAACGTAATTTACCTCGTGGTAGATGGCGTGAGTTAACCGAACAAGAAGTAAACACTTTAAAAATGTTATAAAAAATGTTTATAATAAAAATCCCGAGTTTAAAACTCGGGATTTTTTTATGACCTATATTTCACTACTTCTTATGGTCTTCTTGTATTTCTTCACTTCTATATTTACAACATCCATGTAAATTATCATAAGCTACTTTTGGTGCTTTTACTGCTTTGGTATCATGCCCAACATTTGCTACATTTTGTTGAATTGTTTTAACATCTGTTTTACGCTCATCAACAATTAACTTTAACTCATGTGTATTTACATTCCATTGTGCATATTTAACACCTTTTGTATTTAAAGCTGCCTTTTCAATACGTCCTTTACACATATTACAAACGCCATCAACATTTAAAGAAATCTTGGCATTTTTGTTCTTTTTTTGTGCCGATACAGACACACTCATCAATAAAATTGCTAGTACTATTGCTATTTTTTTCATCTTAATCTATTTTAAATCTTAAACCTGTATAATAATTACTTCCAAATATTGGGGCGTATATAATTGTTGTATCAAAATTTGAACCAAACGGATTACTACTTCCCAGTATCGGATTTTTTTGTTTATAGTTTGTTATATTTTCTGCACCTGCATAAATTTCAAACTTCTTTGAAAACACTTTAGTTATTTGTGTGTTTAATAAATTATAACTTTCTGAATATTCTGGTAATTGATGCGTATTTGGTAATCGTTGCTCCCCTACCCAATTATAAGTTACATCAAATTTCCAATGAGCATCGTTTTCTTTTTTAGGAGTTTCATAAGATACATTTGCAAAAAAACGATTTTTTGCCTGTAAAGCTTTATTTAAATTTCCTGATTTAAAATCGGTATTTACATTGTAATGTTTATATGAAAAACGAGTATTAAAATAAGGAATTATATTTTGATTTACCTCTAACTGAAAACTGTTAGCAACACTTTTTCCGTCTAAATTATAAAAAGATATTTCCTGCGGATTTTCCCAATCTACCACAACTTGATTTTCGAAATCTGTTCTGTAGAAATCAAAAGTAATATCACCTTTTTTGCCAAATAATTTATAACCTTGCAAAAACGATATTCCATAATTCCAAGCTGTTTCCGGATTTAAGCCATAAACCTTCCCTCCTACATCATCAATATTAACTTGTCTTGAAGATGCAAAAAATTGTTGGTTTTCAGCAAAAATATTAGCACTTCTTCTTCCTTTCCCTATCGATGTTCTAAAAACTCCTTGTTCCCAAGGCGCATAGCGAATATGTAAACGAGGCGTTACAAAAGTTCCTAATATATTATGTGTATCAATTCTTAATCCCGCAGTTATACTTATATCATCAGCATTATCATAAGCATATTCAAAAAAAGCACCAACAGAATTTTCTTTACGGTCATAATTATTTGCCGTAGTAACGTTTACAAACTCGTCATATTTATCATAAGTAAAACTAAGTCCTGTTTTGAATTTATTTCTAGTATCACCGATAATTGAATTAAAAATAAAGCTACTAAAAAAACTTTGATGCTGAATATTATAATTACTTAATCCAAAATAAGAATCTTGTTTATGATTACTATACGCAGCCTGTATTCCCATACTCTGAAAAGGTAAATCAGGAAAAACATACCCTAATTTAGCAGAAGTATCAAAACGTTTTGTTTTAATTTCGCTTCCCCAAACAGTAGTAGCCCCTTTATCTGTATCAGGGTTAAAATCAACTTCACCTACTTGCTTCTGATCATCTAAATATCTAAAATTAATAAAACTCACCCATCCTTTTTGCGCATCTACATACTGCCAACGGTTCATGATATTAATTTGTTTTGCTAGCGGATTATCTAAAAAATTATCCTCATTTTTATCAAACTTTTCACCTCTATAATTACCGTGAACATATAAGCCAGTTTGCCACTTGTCACTTACTTTTTGGTTTAAATGCGTGTTAAATTCCATTCTACCTCCAGCTGAACCGTAGGCGTTTACAAAAAATCGGTGATTCGTATATGGCTTAACTAATTCGGCATTTATTTGTCCAGAAATACTTTCGTAACCATTTACAACACTACCTCCTCCTTTTGTTATTTGAATACTTTCTACCCAAGTA
The Tenacibaculum pacificus DNA segment above includes these coding regions:
- a CDS encoding TonB-dependent receptor; the encoded protein is MKINIFSILILISSVAFSQSEFKGMIMDKNNQKNNLGVYGANIHWLDTNVGVTTNEKGWFTIPYKTEYKKLVISFVGYKTDTITINSLKPIHHFLKESNTLNEIVVKSKKSATQKSYLSSQNLVTINSAELLKSACCNLAESFETNPSIDVNYSDALTGTKQIQMLGLTSPYLLITQENIPSIRGASQAFGLSFTPGTWVESIQITKGGGSVVNGYESISGQINAELVKPYTNHRFFVNAYGSAGGRMEFNTHLNQKVSDKWQTGLYVHGNYRGEKFDKNEDNFLDNPLAKQINIMNRWQYVDAQKGWVSFINFRYLDDQKQVGEVDFNPDTDKGATTVWGSEIKTKRFDTSAKLGYVFPDLPFQSMGIQAAYSNHKQDSYFGLSNYNIQHQSFFSSFIFNSIIGDTRNKFKTGLSFTYDKYDEFVNVTTANNYDRKENSVGAFFEYAYDNADDISITAGLRIDTHNILGTFVTPRLHIRYAPWEQGVFRTSIGKGRRSANIFAENQQFFASSRQVNIDDVGGKVYGLNPETAWNYGISFLQGYKLFGKKGDITFDFYRTDFENQVVVDWENPQEISFYNLDGKSVANSFQLEVNQNIIPYFNTRFSYKHYNVNTDFKSGNLNKALQAKNRFFANVSYETPKKENDAHWKFDVTYNWVGEQRLPNTHQLPEYSESYNLLNTQITKVFSKKFEIYAGAENITNYKQKNPILGSSNPFGSNFDTTIIYAPIFGSNYYTGLRFKID
- a CDS encoding heavy-metal-associated domain-containing protein, whose product is MKKIAIVLAILLMSVSVSAQKKNKNAKISLNVDGVCNMCKGRIEKAALNTKGVKYAQWNVNTHELKLIVDERKTDVKTIQQNVANVGHDTKAVKAPKVAYDNLHGCCKYRSEEIQEDHKK
- a CDS encoding pseudouridine synthase translates to MNSKNSSRGRQADKNSNPREKKSSDRNRTSSRSDRSSSDRNSGSSERNRSSSDRSDRNRSSSDRNKTERTDRPVRKSSEKPRFATSSSDNKKQFRSDARKPAVEQVSKDDTAGIRLNKYISNSGICSRREADTYIEHGSVFVNGNLMTQMGYKVQPTDEVRFDGTLISIEKKRYILLNKPKNYITTMEDERGRKTVMELVDNATKERIYPVGRLDRNTTGLLLFTNDGELAKKLTHPKHNVRKLYQASLDKKLSISDLDKLRGDVVIEGKKVFIDAVSYVEGERKTEVGIEIHSGRNRIVRKIFENFGYAVTKLDRVIFAGMTKRNLPRGRWRELTEQEVNTLKML